The following are from one region of the Arcobacter defluvii genome:
- a CDS encoding FliM/FliN family flagellar motor switch protein: protein MEISERDYDLLVDTEIVVDVMLGNTNITISEFLKLTDGDIISLHKPAGSGGEIYVNSRIIGTGDIIVIDDKLAVRVQDSMDSDNVVRYFFEEHMI from the coding sequence ATGGAAATTAGTGAAAGAGATTATGATTTATTAGTAGATACTGAGATAGTTGTCGATGTGATGTTAGGCAATACGAATATAACTATTTCAGAATTTCTTAAATTGACTGATGGAGATATAATTTCTTTGCATAAACCAGCAGGTTCTGGTGGAGAAATATATGTAAATTCAAGAATCATAGGTACAGGTGATATAATAGTAATTGATGATAAATTAGCTGTTAGAGTTCAAGATTCTATGGATTCAGATAATGTTGTTAGATATTTCTTTGAAGAACATATGATATAG
- a CDS encoding FliH/SctL family protein, with protein sequence MADNVYSSARIISKNDDVQKYELGNFINNNIETNTVGNSNAILDDREINGKVDPLLIEVRNLSAKLNEISAKVTNIENDGIKGKDIDAQVVQAIKDLKNYAAFFEQATFQMETKLLKTSISIAQKIINIEVGENSAKIAKQTINHLLDKIKTASKVQIHLNPKDYEILKSQLNLEPFIELHQDPNVIAGGVVIASDLGNFDGNIESKVASMLESLDLVI encoded by the coding sequence ATGGCTGATAATGTATACTCAAGTGCAAGAATAATAAGTAAAAATGATGATGTTCAAAAATATGAATTGGGAAATTTTATTAACAATAATATTGAAACTAATACAGTAGGTAATTCTAATGCAATTTTGGATGATAGAGAAATAAATGGTAAAGTGGATCCTTTATTAATTGAAGTTAGAAATTTAAGTGCAAAATTAAATGAAATATCAGCAAAAGTTACAAATATAGAAAATGATGGAATTAAGGGCAAAGATATTGATGCACAAGTTGTTCAAGCAATAAAAGATCTAAAAAATTATGCTGCATTTTTCGAACAAGCAACTTTTCAAATGGAAACTAAATTATTGAAAACTTCTATTTCTATTGCACAAAAAATTATAAACATAGAAGTTGGAGAAAATTCAGCAAAAATTGCAAAACAAACAATAAATCATTTACTTGATAAAATAAAAACTGCATCAAAAGTACAAATACATCTAAACCCAAAAGATTATGAAATATTAAAATCACAATTAAATTTAGAACCTTTTATTGAGCTACATCAAGATCCAAATGTTATAGCAGGTGGAGTAGTAATTGCAAGTGATTTAGGAAATTTTGATGGGAATATTGAATCAAAAGTCGCTTCAATGTTAGAGTCCTTAGATTTAGTTATATAA
- the fliG gene encoding flagellar motor switch protein FliG: MAETKENDILRGMSMIEKVARFFVLIGEDSTVKIFQHLPKEMVENISTSITQISSINKDISLAILEEFHLYARTKSFISSGGYDFARDILYKSLGKAEADEVLAKLSRMKLASQAFSYLDGINPKQLSDFIKDESPHTIAVILSHMEPSKSAEVLMQLDEEIRVKVTIQIATIKDVSPDVVRTISLVLEKKLESLLSSIIDVGGVKVVADMLNKLGPKAQDILKNINGIDTSLATKIKENMFVFEDLLNLDTEYIMKILQNVETADVVIAMKNATEDEMEKVTNSMSQRARDRFKEEFEMSNKVKIKDIEAAQRKMLDVAQKMIEDGLIDRENN; this comes from the coding sequence ATGGCAGAGACAAAAGAAAATGATATTCTAAGAGGAATGTCTATGATAGAAAAAGTTGCAAGATTCTTTGTCTTAATTGGTGAAGATTCAACTGTTAAAATTTTTCAACATTTACCAAAAGAAATGGTAGAAAATATTTCTACATCAATTACTCAAATATCATCAATAAATAAAGATATTTCTTTAGCAATATTAGAGGAATTTCATTTATATGCAAGAACTAAAAGTTTTATAAGTTCAGGTGGTTATGATTTTGCAAGAGATATTTTATATAAATCTTTAGGGAAAGCTGAAGCAGATGAAGTTTTAGCAAAACTTTCAAGAATGAAGCTAGCTTCACAAGCATTTTCATATCTTGATGGTATAAATCCAAAACAATTAAGTGATTTCATTAAAGATGAATCTCCTCATACAATAGCAGTAATTTTATCACATATGGAACCTTCAAAATCAGCTGAAGTTCTAATGCAACTTGATGAAGAAATAAGAGTAAAAGTAACTATCCAGATTGCAACTATAAAAGATGTATCTCCTGATGTTGTAAGAACAATTTCTTTAGTCTTAGAGAAAAAACTTGAATCTTTATTATCATCAATTATTGATGTAGGTGGAGTAAAAGTTGTGGCTGATATGTTAAATAAATTGGGACCAAAAGCTCAGGATATACTTAAAAATATAAATGGTATAGATACTTCACTTGCAACAAAAATTAAAGAAAACATGTTTGTATTTGAAGACTTATTAAATTTAGATACAGAATATATTATGAAAATTTTACAAAATGTAGAAACAGCAGATGTTGTAATTGCAATGAAGAATGCAACTGAAGATGAAATGGAAAAAGTTACAAATTCTATGTCTCAACGGGCTAGAGATAGATTTAAAGAAGAGTTTGAAATGTCAAATAAAGTTAAAATCAAAGATATTGAAGCCGCACAAAGAAAAATGTTAGATGTTGCTCAAAAAATGATTGAAGACGGATTAATTGATAGAGAGAATAACTAA
- the fliF gene encoding flagellar basal-body MS-ring/collar protein FliF: MDQLLKFINNLNAAQRAVIIGGFSLLFILLVGLLIYSSVKAEDKKLNYTIASNLTKSQVMLASDELEASGIQFAVVGSGNNLTLKTSKEFINIAKIKLVTSEAATSKHVGWEIFEKSSLGTTNFENKVKYLRALEGELSRSLESLTGVLRASVKIAIPKDTIFTEKKGDTTASAMLSLKPGVFLTQKQIDGIKNFIASAVPDLKHENIQLIDQDGSLLEMSADDINNQKSTTQNKYKENLEEDYAKKIVALLEPFVGVGRVVAKVTVSLDFVKKDVEEEIYNPEGSIRSQQVIENTSNSQGMPSNTGGVAGVDNNIQTPTTGTGNTNIASNNEGTNTVTNYEISKKVISQKDNNYTNIKRITAAVTFDSSVLKDIPNKDEFITSLESVVQDTIGYDKVRGDKITVKNFKFIGVKPLDQVAQTVDANGNAVVIDNESVDTISMIKSILKDFSEYIQYLIAAILLFIFYKKFIASNDIVILGDGTRQKVDGDDENLVKDMLTDYENEFDSSTAQGRLKSKVKSQILNNIEGLDEESAARYEVFIEELDKEINNNPAEVARMIELLLNEGNSNFK; the protein is encoded by the coding sequence ATGGATCAACTTTTAAAGTTTATAAATAATTTAAATGCAGCACAAAGAGCTGTAATAATAGGAGGGTTTTCTCTATTATTTATTTTATTGGTTGGATTATTAATTTATTCTAGTGTAAAAGCAGAAGATAAGAAATTAAATTACACGATTGCATCAAACTTAACAAAATCGCAGGTTATGCTTGCTAGCGATGAACTTGAAGCTTCAGGAATTCAATTTGCTGTTGTTGGATCAGGAAATAATCTAACGTTAAAAACTTCAAAAGAGTTTATAAATATTGCAAAAATTAAATTAGTTACAAGTGAAGCGGCAACAAGTAAACATGTTGGTTGGGAAATATTTGAAAAATCATCTTTAGGTACAACAAATTTTGAGAATAAAGTAAAGTATCTAAGAGCACTTGAAGGTGAATTGTCTCGTTCTTTAGAATCGTTAACAGGTGTTTTACGAGCTAGTGTAAAAATAGCTATTCCAAAAGATACAATTTTTACTGAAAAAAAAGGTGACACGACAGCTTCAGCTATGTTATCATTAAAACCTGGCGTTTTTTTAACTCAAAAGCAAATAGATGGAATTAAAAATTTCATTGCATCAGCTGTTCCAGATTTGAAACATGAAAATATTCAATTAATTGATCAAGATGGAAGTTTACTTGAAATGTCAGCTGATGATATAAATAATCAAAAATCTACTACACAAAATAAATACAAAGAGAATTTAGAAGAAGATTATGCAAAGAAAATAGTTGCTCTTTTAGAACCATTTGTAGGAGTTGGTAGAGTTGTAGCTAAAGTTACTGTATCCTTAGATTTTGTAAAAAAAGATGTTGAAGAAGAGATATATAATCCAGAGGGAAGTATTCGTTCACAACAAGTGATAGAAAATACATCTAATTCTCAAGGAATGCCATCAAATACTGGAGGTGTTGCAGGTGTAGATAATAATATTCAAACACCTACAACTGGTACTGGTAACACAAATATAGCTTCAAATAACGAAGGAACAAATACTGTTACTAATTATGAAATCTCTAAAAAAGTTATTAGTCAAAAAGATAATAACTATACAAATATAAAAAGAATAACTGCAGCTGTTACATTTGATTCATCAGTTTTAAAAGATATTCCAAATAAAGATGAATTTATAACTTCTTTAGAATCTGTTGTTCAAGATACGATAGGTTATGATAAAGTAAGAGGAGACAAAATTACTGTTAAAAACTTTAAATTTATTGGTGTTAAACCATTGGATCAAGTTGCTCAAACAGTAGATGCAAATGGTAATGCAGTGGTAATTGATAATGAATCAGTAGATACAATTTCTATGATAAAGTCTATTCTGAAAGATTTTAGTGAATATATACAATATTTAATTGCTGCAATATTATTATTTATATTTTATAAGAAATTTATTGCTTCAAATGATATTGTAATTTTAGGTGATGGAACAAGACAAAAAGTTGATGGTGATGATGAAAATTTAGTTAAAGATATGTTAACTGATTATGAAAATGAATTTGATTCAAGTACTGCACAAGGACGATTAAAATCAAAAGTAAAAAGCCAAATATTAAATAATATTGAAGGTTTAGATGAAGAATCAGCTGCAAGATATGAAGTATTTATTGAAGAATTAGATAAAGAGATAAATAATAATCCTGCAGAAGTTGCAAGAATGATTGAGTTATTGTTGAATGAGGGTAATAGTAATTTTAAATAA
- the flgB gene encoding flagellar basal body rod protein FlgB — protein MEASSISSTLFNQLNFRGERQKVISSNIANINTPNYKTKDLVFQDELNNALFNNSLQLKQTNSKHLSTVDPLSNNTNPKLVNVQGLEEQNDGNNVNLDSQMSEQAKNKIIFDAIQSSIKRDSRLFRSVVESSAKN, from the coding sequence ATGGAAGCAAGTAGTATATCTAGCACACTTTTTAATCAGTTAAATTTTAGAGGAGAAAGACAGAAAGTTATTTCAAGTAATATTGCTAATATAAATACTCCAAATTATAAAACTAAAGATTTAGTATTTCAAGATGAATTAAATAATGCTTTATTTAATAATAGTTTACAGTTAAAACAAACAAACTCAAAACATTTGTCAACAGTAGATCCTTTATCAAATAATACAAATCCTAAATTGGTAAATGTTCAGGGATTAGAAGAACAAAATGATGGAAATAATGTAAATTTAGATAGCCAAATGAGTGAACAAGCCAAAAATAAAATTATATTCGATGCAATTCAATCATCAATAAAAAGAGATTCAAGATTATTTAGATCAGTGGTTGAATCTTCTGCAAAAAATTAA
- a CDS encoding flagellar hook-basal body protein, protein MNQGVYPLAASMINQINRLDQISNNLANVNTYGFKQEGTTETTFNYYLERMQAENKAPTKINEVTNNIPKIDSKYINSEMGPIVMTGNTLDFALNASDTFFKIQNSNGDIVYTRDGAFKNLDNFLVDSNGNNVLNADNEPIVIENGFESQVGVVKIPYTNLEKLGDNTYKIKDQNDMEVFENNDNMVVQGAIEQSNVNSVSAMVELIDAHRRFEQSQKAIKSIDELNAGLIEKIGSNTK, encoded by the coding sequence ATGAATCAAGGTGTTTATCCTCTTGCTGCATCGATGATTAATCAAATTAATCGTTTAGATCAAATTAGTAATAATTTAGCAAATGTAAATACTTATGGATTTAAACAAGAAGGTACAACAGAGACAACTTTTAATTATTATTTAGAAAGAATGCAAGCTGAAAATAAAGCACCTACTAAAATAAATGAAGTAACAAATAACATTCCTAAAATTGATTCAAAATATATTAATTCAGAAATGGGGCCTATTGTTATGACTGGGAATACTTTAGATTTTGCTTTAAATGCATCTGATACATTTTTCAAAATTCAAAATTCAAATGGAGATATAGTTTATACAAGAGATGGTGCATTTAAGAATTTGGATAACTTTTTAGTTGATTCAAATGGAAATAATGTGTTAAATGCAGATAATGAACCTATTGTTATTGAAAATGGCTTTGAATCACAAGTTGGAGTTGTAAAAATCCCATATACTAATTTAGAAAAATTAGGAGATAATACTTATAAGATAAAAGATCAAAATGATATGGAAGTCTTTGAAAATAATGATAATATGGTTGTTCAAGGTGCAATAGAACAATCAAATGTAAATTCAGTTAGTGCAATGGTAGAATTAATTGATGCACATAGAAGATTTGAACAATCTCAAAAAGCAATAAAATCAATTGATGAATTAAATGCAGGCTTAATAGAAAAAATTGGGAGCAATACTAAATAA